Part of the Pseudomonas sp. Leaf58 genome is shown below.
TGCAGTGATTTCTTCCAGCGGGCGCCCTAGGGGGATGACTGCGCTTAGGTAATGCGGCACATACAGGGCACCGGCACTGGGCATCTCGCTGATCAGCACGGTATGGGACGCGCCGGTTGCCTGTTGCGCGCCATCGGCGGAGCTGGCGTCGGCCTCGAGTTTACCGCCAATGAGCAGCTTGGCCATATCCTTGCGGTCTTTTCTGCCGACATAAAGCACTTCGTAATCGTTATTTGTTTGCAGGCGGAACCTGGCGACTTCCCAACGCCACAAACACGCGCGCCCCATTATGTCCCGGGCCCAATTGAGGGACTTTCTTATTTCGAAGCGCATCGACGGCGTTAGGAGCTCTCGTATACGTTCTCTCATTTCAAATCCTTGGAGTTTACCCCGATGACCTGCGAGGAGCGCTGCCAAATAAACAGTCAGCCACCTGTAACAACCAAGTGCCTTGAATTGACAGATACCCACGATTAAAGGTGCGCGAAAATAATCTGTCAAGACCGCTTACTTATTGATTATTCAGTGAATAATCACAGGTAACTGAATATTTCATGGCGCCAATTTTCCCTTTGTGCCTATAGCGGAACGTAGCAACCACTTACCCTACGCCGTATTTTCCGAGCATGCCCCGCCCAGCGATTCCAGCCCACCCCTGCCACGGGTCACCACCTGATGGCGCACCACACTGTCCATTTGCGCGAATAGGCTATCCAGCAGTTCATAGCGGCGGCGATACATCGCGCGCTTCTTGGCGGCTATCTGATCCAGGGGCGGTCGAGCAACAACCAGGGGGATGCTGAAGAAGTCTTTGCGCTCGGACGCCGTCGCCCCGTGCTCTTGCCAAATGACGTCATAATTGGCCAGCAATTCTTGGGATTTGTCCTTGCCGAAATAGGGATGGCGATGGTGACGGTAGCCGTCGCCAATGGCATAGAGCTTGGTCACGCCAAGCCCATGGGCGATATGCCTGAGAACCTCGATCAGCAGGCTGCGCGGGCGTAGCCCTTCGAAGTCCTTGGTCAAGACTCGGTAGATATTCAGTGACGTTTCGCTGTCCACGCCTTTGTGAATGCCCTGTACCGCGCCGATGAACATGCACAACCCTTCCTCCGAGCGAGACAGGGTGAAAGCCAGCGAGGCAACGCGCAACTCACCCTGGAACAGGTTCAGCACCAGCTCTCCCTCACGCATGAACCAAAACGCCCGGTCCAACACTAGGGTGCAATTGGGGGAATATTGGGTCAAGTCAGCCAGCGGCAGGGAATCGTCCCGGCCCAGCAGCAACAGCGGCTGGCAACACTCAGCAACCACCTCATAGTGCGAAGCCAGCGCATCGAAACGGGTTTGCGCCGCCCACGATTTGCTGATGTAGGGCCACTGGGCGAGGCCGATGCAGTCCTCCCCCAAGCGCTGGAATCCCTCTGGGCCAAGCGTGGTGCGCAGGCGCTGCAGATAACCTTTGAGCCCGGGCCAATGACGCACAATGAGCAACCCCAGCCGTAGCTTGTTGCGCAAGGCACGCAGCGAATAGCCAGGATGCAGGACAAACACGCTTTTCACTATCGCTCTATAAATCATGCTGTCTTACCTTGTCCTTATTCACAGCACAGTGTTTGTACCCGGCCAAGTGCTTACCTGCCCACGCCTTGACGGCCCACTCAGGCAAACAGCTTGGTTATCATTTCGCCGAACAAGACGCCGATTGGCAGGGCGGGCAGTACGACAAACTCGCGTTTCAGGTCCAGCAGGCCCAGTTGCCGGTTAACCTTGAAAATCAGCAACAGCGTGAAGTAGGTATGCAGGGCCACCCCCCATATGGCATAGGTTACGCCACCAATCGCCATCAAAACCGGCAGCAGGACGAACAGCGCCACCACCCGGATTATGTTATCCATCGCCACGTACTTGGTCAGCCCCATGGCCAGCCAGAGCTGGTGTGCCAGCGTGAAACGCAAGGTAAAAAGCGACAGCGAGAGAATGGCGATGGTATTGCCGGCGCCGGCATAACGAGCGTCATAGAGCCAACCGATCAGCAGGGGGCTGGCCGTTAGCAGAACACCGCAAGCAAACAGCGAGCTGAGGTCGAACAACATCCTGGAGCGGTAATAAAGGGTGCGTACCCGTTCTTTATCGCCATCTCTCGTCGCCTCACTGAAGGCCGGTAAGGCAACCGCCCCGGCCAGCCGCTGCAGGACCGACTGAATCACCCCAAGGATGGAGACGGCGATGGAATATACCCCCAGCTCCGTGGCCGACATACTGCCGCCGAACCATATCCGGTCGCCCTGCATCGCTAACACCCCTACGGAGGACGACAGCAAGATCCAGCGCCCGTAATCGAACACCTCGCGCAGCGCGTCCCGGTCCCAGCGCAGGCGATTGCGCGGCCCCTGGAAGATCACGTGACTAAGAACAGTGAAAACCAGGGTACCCACCAGGCCCGCCGCCACCAATGACCAGATAGAGCGTGTGAGGTAGCCTGCCACGAGCATTACTAGCAAACCGACCACCTGCGAAATCAGTTCGGCGATGACTACCCTCTTCTGCTGGAAAAGACGAATGGCCACATCAATTTTGGGTGACTGGAAGCCATAGATGATCGCGGCGATGCCTGATATCGCCAGCACCATCGGGAGCTCGGGTGAGGCGTAGGTGGACTGCGCTGGCCACAGCTGAATGTACTGCGTGAACTGGGCACCCAGGGCCAATAACAACGTCAAAAGGAACAGTACAAAGCCCCGGACGATCTGCACGGTCCACACAGTATCGAGAAACAACGGTTCGTCGCCGCGCGAACTCTGAATGACGTTTTGCCGTAGCCCCACGTCGGAAAGCATCTGCAGCAGCACTGCAACAGTGGTCGCAATGGCCATGATGCCGAACATTTCTGGCACCAACAGGCGGGTGATCACCAGATTGCCACCCAAGCGAATGGCCTGAGAGGCGAAAACAGCGAAAAGATTCAACGCGCTGGCCCACATGGCCCGTCTGCGCAGGCTCAAGGGAGGCGACACATCAATCGAAGGCATAGCCGCATCTCTGAACCTATTGCTAGAGACTCACTATAGTCGCAATTCGCCATACGGCTATTCGGACAGTGGGCGCCCCGCGCAAAACGCCAAACGCAAAAAGGGCGATCCTTTCGGATCGCCCTTTTTGGGCCCGGATAACCGGGACTTTCGCTTGGTAGGCACAATTGGACTCGAACCAACGACCCCCACCATGTCAAGGTGGTGCTCTAACCAACTGAGCTATGTGCCTGTCGTGTGGTGCGCATATTAGTGATCCAATGCGCGCCTGTAAAGCGTTTTTTTGAGAAAAATCAAAAACTTTGGAGTTTTTTGCGCAGGCGCCGCTTTGCGCCCGCATGACCGTGGCCTTGCGTCGCGATCGGCTGCGCAGCCGCCAAAGGCGGGAATAAAATCCCAATGAAAAAAGGGGCGACCCTTGCGGATCACCCCTTCTTCGATTTGGTAGGCACAATTGGACTCGAACCAACGACCCCCACCATGTCAAGGTGGTGCTCTAACCAACTGAGCTATGTGCCTGTCGTGTGGTGCGCATTCTACGCATTCCAAAAACCCTGTCAACACTTTTTTTCGCGCTAACTCACTGAATCTTAAACTCTTTATAGACAGACGCGCTGACAGGGACCGAGTAAAGGATTTTCAACGGACGACTAGCGGGTGTTTATTATTATTGATAGCATCAGTACATTCGTTAAAAATATAAAACACGAGGTTCCTGCAGCATGGCTAACACCCCCTACCCCCAGTCCTACTACGCCGCCTCGGCTAACCCGGTGCCGCCACGTCCGGCGCTGCAGGGTGAGGTGGAGACCGATGTGTGCATCATCGGCGCCGGCTACACCGGCCTGTCCAGCGCCCTGTTCCTGCTGGAGAACGGTTTCAAGGTGAGCATCGTCGAAGCGGCCAAGGTCGGTTTCGGCGCATCCGGCCGCAACGGTGGCCAAATCGTCAACAGCTACAGCCGCGACATCGACGTCATCGAGCGCACCGTCGGCCCTAAGCAGGCGCAACTGCTCGGCCACATGGCTTTCGAAGGCGGGCGCATCATTCGTGAGCGTGTGGCCAAGTACAACATTCAGTGCGACCTGAAAGACGGCGGCGTGTTCGCCGCCCTCACCAGCAAACAAATGGGCCACCTGGAGTCGCAAAAGCGCCTGTGGGAACGCTTTGGCCATAATCAGCTGGAGCTGATGGACCAAAAGCGCATCCGTGAAGTGGTCGCCTGCGACAGCTACATTGGCGGCATGCTCGACATGAGCGGCGGCCACATCCACCCGCTGAACCTGGCCCTGGGCGAAGCCGCCGCGGTTGAGTCGCTGGGCGGCATCATCTATGAGCAAACCCCGGCGGTACGCATCGAGCGTGGCGCCAACCCAGTGGTGCACACCCCGCAGGGTAAAATCCGCGCCAAGTTCATCATCGTTGCCGGCAACGCCTACTTGGGCAACCTGGTACCGGAGCTGGCCGCCAAGTCCATGCCATGCGGCACCCAGGTCATCACCACCGAGC
Proteins encoded:
- a CDS encoding DUF535 family protein; its protein translation is MIYRAIVKSVFVLHPGYSLRALRNKLRLGLLIVRHWPGLKGYLQRLRTTLGPEGFQRLGEDCIGLAQWPYISKSWAAQTRFDALASHYEVVAECCQPLLLLGRDDSLPLADLTQYSPNCTLVLDRAFWFMREGELVLNLFQGELRVASLAFTLSRSEEGLCMFIGAVQGIHKGVDSETSLNIYRVLTKDFEGLRPRSLLIEVLRHIAHGLGVTKLYAIGDGYRHHRHPYFGKDKSQELLANYDVIWQEHGATASERKDFFSIPLVVARPPLDQIAAKKRAMYRRRYELLDSLFAQMDSVVRHQVVTRGRGGLESLGGACSENTA
- a CDS encoding oligosaccharide flippase family protein, with amino-acid sequence MPSIDVSPPLSLRRRAMWASALNLFAVFASQAIRLGGNLVITRLLVPEMFGIMAIATTVAVLLQMLSDVGLRQNVIQSSRGDEPLFLDTVWTVQIVRGFVLFLLTLLLALGAQFTQYIQLWPAQSTYASPELPMVLAISGIAAIIYGFQSPKIDVAIRLFQQKRVVIAELISQVVGLLVMLVAGYLTRSIWSLVAAGLVGTLVFTVLSHVIFQGPRNRLRWDRDALREVFDYGRWILLSSSVGVLAMQGDRIWFGGSMSATELGVYSIAVSILGVIQSVLQRLAGAVALPAFSEATRDGDKERVRTLYYRSRMLFDLSSLFACGVLLTASPLLIGWLYDARYAGAGNTIAILSLSLFTLRFTLAHQLWLAMGLTKYVAMDNIIRVVALFVLLPVLMAIGGVTYAIWGVALHTYFTLLLIFKVNRQLGLLDLKREFVVLPALPIGVLFGEMITKLFA
- a CDS encoding FAD-binding oxidoreductase, coding for MANTPYPQSYYAASANPVPPRPALQGEVETDVCIIGAGYTGLSSALFLLENGFKVSIVEAAKVGFGASGRNGGQIVNSYSRDIDVIERTVGPKQAQLLGHMAFEGGRIIRERVAKYNIQCDLKDGGVFAALTSKQMGHLESQKRLWERFGHNQLELMDQKRIREVVACDSYIGGMLDMSGGHIHPLNLALGEAAAVESLGGIIYEQTPAVRIERGANPVVHTPQGKIRAKFIIVAGNAYLGNLVPELAAKSMPCGTQVITTEPLGEELARTLLPQDYCVEDCNYLLDYYRLTSDKRLIFGGGVVYGARDPANIEAIIRPKMLKAFPQLKNVKIDYAWTGNFLLTLSRLPQVGRIGDNIYYSQGCSGHGVTYTHLAGKVLAEALRGQAERFDAFAGLPHYPFPGGQMLRVPFSAIGAWYYSLRDRLGF